The Shewanella sp. KX20019 genome window below encodes:
- a CDS encoding transposase — protein MPRPRRTLISIEDTPYYHCCSRVVRRAFLCGDDKYTGKNYDHRRGWVETQILKLTEVFAIDVAAYAVMNNHLHIVLYIDVDKVNQWSDRDVVEQWHKCFNGTALTQKFAKGEVIDEHLVAQLKHQIAIYRSRLSDISWFMRCLNEPIARQANLEDNCTGHFWEGRFKSQALLDEAALLACMAYVELNPIRAKKAKTPEQPDFTSLKLRVTAALKGKQPSKLLPFIGNERVHQPKGIAFSLKDYLELVDETGRVIRDDKRGAISANAEKILNRLNIPTKNWVKIITEFGQLFHGPVGTLQELDSYCEHLGKRRRHFSNSCQYMQVD, from the coding sequence ATGCCCCGTCCAAGAAGAACACTAATCAGCATCGAAGACACGCCTTATTACCATTGCTGTAGCCGAGTAGTGCGGCGAGCGTTTTTGTGTGGTGATGATAAGTACACCGGGAAAAACTATGACCACCGTCGAGGTTGGGTTGAAACGCAAATATTGAAGCTTACTGAGGTGTTTGCTATTGATGTCGCAGCTTACGCAGTGATGAATAATCATCTTCATATTGTGCTGTATATCGATGTAGACAAGGTGAATCAATGGTCAGATAGGGATGTTGTTGAACAGTGGCACAAGTGCTTTAACGGTACAGCACTTACCCAAAAGTTTGCTAAAGGTGAAGTGATAGATGAACACCTAGTGGCTCAATTGAAACATCAAATAGCGATTTACCGCTCACGACTCAGTGATATTTCATGGTTCATGAGGTGTCTCAATGAACCCATTGCCAGACAGGCCAACCTTGAAGATAACTGCACTGGCCATTTTTGGGAAGGGCGCTTTAAGTCCCAAGCTTTGTTAGATGAAGCAGCGTTACTAGCTTGTATGGCTTATGTCGAACTAAACCCAATTCGCGCCAAGAAGGCGAAAACACCAGAGCAACCCGATTTCACCAGTTTAAAACTAAGAGTCACCGCCGCGCTAAAAGGAAAGCAACCCAGCAAGCTCTTGCCCTTCATCGGCAACGAGCGAGTGCACCAACCAAAAGGCATTGCTTTCTCGCTGAAAGATTACCTTGAATTGGTAGATGAAACAGGAAGAGTTATCCGCGATGATAAACGAGGAGCAATATCAGCTAATGCAGAGAAAATCCTTAACAGATTAAACATTCCAACTAAAAACTGGGTAAAAATCATCACTGAATTTGGGCAACTATTTCACGGCCCAGTGGGTACGTTGCAGGAGTTAGATAGCTACTGTGAACACTTAGGTAAGCGCCGACGGCACTTTTCAAATAGTTGTCAGTATATGCAAGTAGACTAG
- a CDS encoding IS30 family transposase, whose translation MTYNHLSMYERKAIYYRFNSGESLRSIGRLIGRHHTTISREISRNKPLTYTYYDNAAQEKALARRKIPRHQKKYSNIKLRTTVITLLKRGWSPEAISGRLKLEHPDDPLFHVSHEAIYQWVIKDFKHSGNLYCYLAKRHKNRRKQRKYGDLRGQIKGRVSIHDRPPVVDTRSRIGDWEGDLVEGKKGSGYFVTHLERKSRYLIAKKIDDKKATSFNRVSIEAFQAQPEAKRLTLTLDNGKEFSAFKELESAVGIDIYFADPYSSWQRGANEHANGLLRRYFPKGTDFSVVTSEQLETIVNLINNRPRKILNYQTPAEVFR comes from the coding sequence ATGACCTACAACCACCTTAGCATGTATGAAAGAAAAGCGATCTATTACCGCTTTAACTCAGGTGAGAGTTTAAGATCCATCGGACGGCTTATAGGGCGTCACCATACGACGATTAGTCGAGAGATAAGTCGAAATAAGCCTCTGACATACACTTATTATGATAATGCCGCTCAAGAAAAAGCACTGGCTAGAAGGAAAATTCCCAGGCATCAAAAAAAATACTCAAATATAAAGCTTCGCACTACAGTTATTACGCTTTTAAAGCGGGGTTGGTCTCCAGAGGCTATCTCGGGTCGACTAAAGTTAGAACACCCTGACGATCCTCTTTTTCATGTTAGCCATGAGGCCATTTATCAATGGGTTATTAAAGACTTTAAGCACTCTGGAAACCTATATTGCTACTTAGCAAAAAGGCATAAAAACAGAAGAAAGCAAAGGAAATACGGTGACTTACGTGGTCAAATAAAAGGCAGGGTCAGCATTCATGATAGGCCTCCTGTCGTAGATACCCGCAGTCGTATCGGTGATTGGGAAGGTGACTTAGTTGAAGGAAAGAAGGGCTCTGGTTACTTTGTAACACACCTAGAAAGAAAGAGTAGATACCTAATTGCAAAGAAAATTGATGACAAAAAAGCGACATCATTTAACCGTGTTTCAATTGAAGCCTTTCAAGCACAACCTGAGGCGAAAAGACTCACGCTGACACTCGATAATGGTAAAGAGTTTAGTGCGTTTAAAGAGCTTGAAAGCGCAGTAGGGATCGATATTTACTTTGCAGATCCCTATAGCTCATGGCAAAGGGGAGCTAACGAACATGCCAACGGCCTTTTAAGGAGATACTTCCCTAAAGGAACTGACTTTTCAGTAGTTACGAGCGAACAACTAGAAACCATTGTAAACTTAATAAATAACAGGCCAAGAAAGATACTGAATTACCAAACACCAGCAGAAGTATTTAGATGA
- the dsrO gene encoding sulfate reduction electron transfer complex DsrMKJOP subunit DsrO, with the protein MLDRRRALRFLAGGAITTTGVMFMPAGSAIASVRQQGKKRLAMVIDLSRCNGCKACVVSCGMENGTKPDEHRTQVIQTSAEIGDKQFAFNLPIMCNNCEDPSCVSVCPTGATFKREEDGIVVVDSTLCIGCNYCIQACPYGGVRFTNSTTGTVDKCNFCIQRTSRGLLPACVETCTGGARVFGDINDVNSEISKLLSQSNPMVLQASKQTSPNVFYIGLTQEESNTAFSIHYPQLWQR; encoded by the coding sequence ATGTTAGATAGAAGAAGAGCCCTCCGTTTTTTAGCTGGCGGCGCAATTACGACAACTGGAGTTATGTTCATGCCTGCGGGCAGTGCCATAGCCTCAGTCCGTCAACAAGGGAAAAAGCGTCTGGCCATGGTGATAGATCTTAGCCGATGCAATGGTTGTAAAGCGTGTGTTGTCTCCTGTGGCATGGAGAATGGCACCAAACCCGATGAACATCGCACCCAGGTTATTCAAACCAGTGCGGAAATTGGCGACAAACAGTTCGCATTCAATTTGCCAATCATGTGTAACAACTGTGAAGACCCCTCATGCGTGTCTGTTTGTCCGACGGGCGCGACATTCAAGCGTGAAGAAGACGGCATCGTCGTCGTCGATTCTACGCTTTGCATAGGGTGTAACTACTGTATTCAGGCGTGCCCATACGGCGGGGTTCGTTTCACTAACTCGACAACCGGTACCGTAGATAAGTGTAACTTCTGCATTCAACGTACTTCCAGAGGCTTGCTGCCTGCGTGTGTCGAAACCTGTACCGGTGGTGCACGTGTCTTTGGTGATATTAACGATGTGAATAGTGAAATATCCAAACTGCTCAGCCAGAGTAACCCTATGGTACTGCAGGCGAGCAAGCAGACTTCACCTAATGTTTTTTATATTGGCTTGACGCAAGAAGAGAGCAACACCGCGTTCAGTATACATTATCCTCAATTGTGGCAGAGGTAG
- a CDS encoding cobalamin-binding protein: protein MSFSTVSVAYAAVDTAPAKRIIALSPHAVEMLYAIGAGESIVATTDHADFPEAALQIPRIGGYYGIQIERILELNPDLVVVWEGGNKAEDITRIKELGFKVFNSNPKTLEAVADELEALGELTGKQAQALEVATGYRQALTQLRADNAAKIEVSVFYQLWSTPLMTVAQNSWIQQIIAVCHGDNVFVDAASDYPQVSLETVLLKMPDVILQSQDEGNISGVDWSQWPEIPAVKQQHIYQLNADLLHRAAPRALLGVEALCAALDKVR, encoded by the coding sequence ATGTCTTTTTCAACGGTGTCCGTGGCGTATGCGGCCGTTGATACTGCGCCTGCTAAACGTATTATTGCCTTATCGCCGCATGCGGTTGAGATGCTTTATGCCATTGGGGCGGGGGAGTCGATTGTGGCGACCACTGATCATGCTGATTTTCCTGAAGCTGCGCTGCAAATCCCCCGTATTGGTGGTTATTATGGTATTCAAATTGAGCGGATACTTGAGCTAAACCCAGACTTGGTTGTGGTGTGGGAAGGCGGTAATAAAGCGGAAGATATCACCCGCATCAAAGAGTTAGGTTTCAAGGTGTTTAATAGTAACCCTAAAACCCTCGAAGCGGTTGCTGATGAGTTAGAGGCTCTGGGTGAACTCACGGGTAAGCAAGCGCAGGCGCTTGAGGTGGCAACAGGTTATCGTCAAGCGTTAACACAGTTACGCGCTGACAATGCAGCTAAAATCGAGGTGAGCGTTTTCTATCAACTCTGGTCTACACCATTGATGACTGTGGCGCAAAACAGTTGGATCCAACAGATTATTGCTGTGTGCCATGGTGATAATGTTTTTGTTGATGCGGCCAGTGACTATCCACAAGTGAGTTTAGAGACGGTATTGCTTAAAATGCCTGATGTCATCTTACAAAGCCAAGATGAGGGCAATATTTCGGGTGTTGATTGGAGCCAGTGGCCTGAGATCCCCGCAGTGAAACAGCAACATATTTATCAGCTCAATGCCGACCTACTGCACCGTGCTGCACCGAGAGCTTTGCTCGGTGTTGAAGCCTTATGTGCTGCACTTGATAAAGTGCGCTAG
- a CDS encoding molybdopterin-dependent oxidoreductase: MDRRKFLKAGSAAAVVTAGTISTQVLSSARSKTTDADISRYAPTSLTPEYRFDADNKMIENQDQRFAFSKCYGCFNVCGARLSIDNKSDKVLRAVGNPYTLTNNAGQPMTMETSPKDAMFQLSAASGLSQSNRATLCGRGNAVPDAFDDKHRITSCMKRVGNRGENKWQTISYEQLLQEVVDGGDLFGEGHVEGLKAIHTNPALANPAYPDFGPVKNQLLVSTSSEQGARADFMHRFVAESWGTPNIGTKDSYCGHQQVAGCALGCFDAVDEMALPQADYEESKFAIFIGTNPGTSGNGLNVGSRRLSKARSDRDDFKYVVIDPILRSLTSETDTANGEWLPIKSGGDTALMFAMLQYIINHDRYRRHYLEAPSQASADAVDEMNYTNATYLVVKDKKHPLYNQFLTAEACGLGDADVKMVIDKQSGKLVTGDSEQAATLFYNDSVTLDDGSLVQVETAFSLLKQRVNSHSMQELSKRCEIPVAKIEELAKEFTSHGRSVSIETNTGCNATDGGQFAFAMIMLATMVGAHNAKGGMMHMGGVGYATMYDIYDGPLYNLMDFEHTEVVGFNAERSGDYEQSHEYQQKVAQGLDPYPANEAWNNTFVQDNSGELLVAHANKNPFNFKAWITWSTNPIYGCSGLQDQVEDSIKDPKQLGLIIALDPYINETNVFADYIVPDTLQYEAWASSRMWGSEYIGDVACVPVVEAQTAKTAKGEHANMEQFIIDVSKAIGLKGFGDNAFTDVAGRSYPLNTPADFYVPLFANIAHTGTVLPTPTAEDIKFTSVDRALPMFEARLKPQEIGPTAFMLTRGGRYERVDERYEGEFFNAAMRMDTQFQIYNESLARVKDSYSGEYNDGLPVYDVDRFWDGSAVREHWNETDYPFNFSTFKLHLRSPYSVSLPRITALGDTNYIQLHQDDAAKYNLKSGDKAQVLSPKGKYLEGIVQADKTVARNTIVIGMGYGHTAFGASAVEVDGMVRPGIKERGTGICPNAFNVVDPTRKGASLYRDRTFGSTARHGVPVGLKKV, translated from the coding sequence ATGGATCGTAGAAAATTTTTAAAGGCAGGTTCAGCTGCCGCTGTAGTGACTGCTGGTACCATCAGTACTCAAGTGTTGAGCTCGGCCCGCAGTAAAACCACTGATGCCGATATTAGCAGATATGCACCCACTTCATTAACGCCTGAATATCGCTTCGATGCGGACAATAAGATGATTGAAAACCAGGATCAGCGCTTCGCTTTTTCCAAGTGTTATGGTTGCTTCAATGTCTGTGGTGCGCGGTTAAGCATTGATAATAAGAGCGACAAGGTGTTACGCGCCGTGGGTAACCCTTACACCTTGACTAATAATGCTGGGCAGCCAATGACAATGGAAACATCGCCTAAGGATGCGATGTTCCAGCTATCTGCGGCCAGTGGCCTGAGTCAAAGTAATCGGGCTACGCTGTGTGGTCGTGGTAACGCGGTTCCCGATGCCTTTGATGATAAACACCGCATTACCTCTTGTATGAAGCGAGTCGGTAATCGTGGTGAAAACAAGTGGCAAACTATCTCCTATGAACAATTGCTGCAAGAGGTCGTTGATGGCGGTGATCTCTTCGGTGAGGGTCATGTCGAAGGGTTAAAGGCGATTCATACAAACCCTGCATTGGCTAATCCGGCTTACCCTGATTTTGGTCCGGTAAAAAACCAGTTGCTAGTTTCAACCTCATCAGAACAAGGTGCGCGCGCCGATTTTATGCACCGTTTCGTTGCTGAATCATGGGGAACACCCAATATAGGCACCAAGGATTCTTACTGTGGTCACCAACAGGTTGCAGGCTGTGCTTTAGGTTGTTTTGACGCTGTCGATGAGATGGCGCTGCCTCAAGCCGATTATGAAGAATCAAAGTTTGCAATCTTCATCGGCACGAACCCTGGCACCAGCGGCAATGGTTTGAATGTAGGCTCTCGTCGTTTATCTAAGGCGCGTAGCGATCGTGACGACTTTAAATATGTGGTCATCGATCCCATTCTGCGCTCATTAACCTCGGAAACTGATACCGCAAATGGTGAGTGGCTACCGATCAAATCCGGTGGTGACACTGCGTTAATGTTCGCTATGCTGCAGTACATCATTAATCATGATCGCTACCGCAGACATTATCTGGAAGCGCCCAGTCAGGCAAGTGCCGATGCCGTCGATGAGATGAATTACACCAACGCCACCTACCTAGTGGTAAAAGATAAAAAACACCCTCTTTATAACCAGTTCCTGACCGCAGAAGCTTGTGGATTAGGCGACGCAGACGTGAAGATGGTGATAGATAAGCAAAGCGGAAAACTGGTCACGGGTGATAGTGAACAGGCGGCAACACTATTCTATAATGACAGCGTCACCCTAGATGATGGTTCACTAGTACAGGTAGAAACGGCATTTTCACTGCTCAAACAACGCGTCAACAGCCATTCCATGCAAGAGCTTTCAAAGCGCTGTGAAATACCGGTGGCGAAGATAGAAGAGTTAGCCAAGGAGTTTACCTCTCATGGTCGCAGTGTTTCTATTGAAACCAATACCGGCTGTAATGCCACCGACGGCGGTCAGTTTGCCTTTGCGATGATCATGCTAGCGACTATGGTCGGCGCGCACAATGCTAAGGGTGGCATGATGCATATGGGCGGCGTGGGCTATGCCACCATGTATGATATCTATGACGGTCCTCTATATAACTTAATGGACTTTGAACACACTGAGGTGGTCGGATTTAATGCCGAGCGTTCCGGTGATTATGAACAGAGCCATGAATACCAGCAGAAAGTAGCGCAAGGACTGGATCCATATCCGGCAAATGAGGCATGGAACAACACCTTTGTGCAAGATAACAGTGGCGAGTTACTGGTAGCTCATGCCAATAAAAACCCGTTCAACTTTAAGGCATGGATCACCTGGTCTACCAACCCAATTTACGGTTGTTCAGGTCTACAAGATCAGGTTGAAGACTCCATCAAAGACCCTAAGCAGCTGGGCTTGATCATTGCGCTCGACCCTTATATCAACGAAACCAATGTTTTTGCGGATTATATTGTCCCGGATACGCTTCAATATGAAGCATGGGCAAGTTCACGTATGTGGGGCAGCGAATATATTGGTGATGTGGCTTGTGTACCGGTTGTCGAAGCGCAAACCGCAAAAACTGCCAAGGGTGAGCATGCCAATATGGAGCAGTTTATCATTGACGTCAGTAAAGCAATCGGCTTAAAGGGGTTTGGCGATAACGCATTTACCGATGTTGCAGGTAGATCATACCCGCTAAATACACCAGCTGACTTCTATGTCCCCCTGTTTGCAAACATAGCTCATACAGGCACGGTATTACCGACGCCAACGGCAGAAGACATTAAGTTTACCAGTGTCGATCGCGCTTTGCCGATGTTCGAGGCACGCTTAAAACCGCAAGAGATAGGGCCAACAGCATTCATGCTAACTCGTGGTGGACGTTATGAGCGTGTCGATGAGCGTTATGAAGGTGAGTTTTTCAACGCGGCAATGCGTATGGATACTCAATTCCAGATCTATAACGAATCATTAGCCAGAGTAAAAGACTCCTATAGCGGAGAGTACAATGATGGTCTGCCTGTCTATGATGTTGATAGATTCTGGGATGGTTCAGCAGTTAGAGAACACTGGAATGAGACAGACTATCCATTTAATTTCTCCACTTTTAAGTTACACCTACGTAGCCCTTATTCAGTCTCTCTGCCTCGCATCACAGCATTAGGAGATACAAACTATATTCAATTACATCAGGATGATGCGGCTAAATACAACCTGAAATCAGGCGATAAGGCACAAGTGCTTTCACCTAAGGGCAAGTATTTAGAAGGGATCGTTCAGGCGGATAAAACGGTTGCGCGTAATACTATTGTTATCGGCATGGGTTATGGCCATACCGCATTCGGTGCCAGTGCGGTTGAGGTGGACGGTATGGTTCGTCCAGGAATTAAAGAACGCGGTACAGGGATCTGCCCCAATGCGTTTAACGTAGTCGACCCAACTCGTAAAGGCGCCAGTCTTTATCGTGATAGAACCTTCGGTTCAACGGCGAGACACGGTGTTCCGGTAGGGCTCAAGAAAGTATAA
- a CDS encoding LysR family transcriptional regulator: MDVAKLDYRSLIVFESVSRHLNAGLVANELGMSISSVSRHLGILRDIFQDVLFIRRAQGFVLTEKAIQVLPFIQQLLSGYKDLKHNHTQFNPLTAKGHFKIYAFNEFTYVINKVVNELILPQAPNLTFEIRTLSSDCVRAIEHGEIDFAVVYENFNDHKIISKMLSPTEELFLIAKAGHPVFNNELTLDNLCQYGYFALDNFNDLCSPLLAQMAKNQGKTLNITGATDNIAALSRHIIDTGSISMSCNVFTREFYDLISGIQTCTLPQELTEQLLGLINVGRTVGNYLIYSEINQSATHHWLKQQLFNAISDEWYQAMKPQ; this comes from the coding sequence ATGGATGTTGCAAAATTAGACTATCGCTCTTTAATTGTTTTTGAATCAGTAAGTCGCCACCTCAATGCCGGGCTAGTCGCTAACGAACTAGGCATGAGCATTTCATCGGTGAGTCGGCACCTAGGCATACTAAGAGACATCTTTCAGGATGTTTTATTTATTCGTCGAGCTCAAGGTTTTGTATTAACCGAAAAAGCGATTCAGGTTTTACCTTTCATTCAGCAGCTCTTAAGTGGTTATAAAGATCTCAAACATAATCATACCCAATTTAATCCGCTGACAGCGAAGGGGCATTTTAAAATCTATGCCTTCAACGAATTCACCTATGTGATCAATAAAGTGGTGAATGAGTTAATTTTACCCCAGGCGCCAAATTTAACCTTCGAGATAAGAACCCTGTCCAGTGACTGTGTCCGAGCCATTGAACACGGTGAAATAGATTTTGCCGTGGTCTATGAGAACTTTAATGATCATAAAATCATCAGCAAAATGCTCTCCCCCACCGAAGAGCTTTTTCTAATAGCCAAGGCTGGGCATCCGGTTTTTAATAATGAACTGACTCTCGATAACCTATGTCAGTATGGTTATTTTGCGCTGGATAACTTTAATGACCTCTGCTCACCACTACTGGCGCAGATGGCAAAAAACCAAGGCAAGACTCTTAATATAACAGGGGCCACAGACAACATCGCCGCACTGAGTCGTCATATTATCGATACGGGTTCAATTTCGATGAGCTGCAACGTATTTACCCGTGAGTTCTATGATTTGATTTCGGGTATACAAACTTGCACTCTGCCACAAGAGTTGACAGAACAACTTCTTGGCCTCATCAATGTGGGCCGTACAGTCGGTAATTATCTGATTTACTCTGAAATTAATCAGTCTGCGACCCATCACTGGCTCAAACAGCAATTGTTTAATGCCATTAGCGATGAGTGGTACCAAGCTATGAAGCCTCAATAA
- the cobO gene encoding cob(I)yrinic acid a,c-diamide adenosyltransferase translates to MSDSNQPETGDNKSAEATKAERHKARQQRLKEGVDAKIARAQEEKGILLVLTGNGKGKSTSGFGTVARSVGHGKKAAVVQFIKGNWECGERTLLEGAGVEFHVMGTGFTWETQDREKDTAAAVKAWDATEKLLQDESIDLVMLDELTYMVSYHYLDVDRVVKALLNRPKMQHVIVTGRACHRAIIEIADTVSEVQPIKHAFEAGVKAQPGFDY, encoded by the coding sequence ATGAGCGATTCAAATCAGCCAGAAACTGGCGACAACAAATCTGCTGAAGCAACAAAAGCTGAGCGCCATAAAGCGCGTCAGCAACGCTTGAAAGAGGGCGTTGATGCTAAGATCGCCAGAGCACAAGAGGAGAAAGGCATTCTTCTAGTGCTTACCGGTAATGGTAAAGGTAAATCGACCTCAGGGTTTGGCACTGTAGCGCGCTCTGTAGGCCATGGTAAAAAAGCCGCCGTAGTGCAGTTTATTAAAGGTAACTGGGAGTGCGGAGAGCGCACTTTATTAGAGGGCGCAGGTGTGGAGTTTCACGTGATGGGCACTGGCTTTACCTGGGAAACCCAAGACCGAGAAAAAGACACTGCAGCAGCCGTAAAAGCTTGGGATGCTACAGAGAAGTTGTTACAAGATGAAAGCATCGATTTAGTGATGCTAGATGAGCTGACCTACATGGTGAGCTATCACTATTTAGATGTGGATCGAGTGGTTAAAGCGTTGCTGAACCGGCCTAAGATGCAACATGTGATTGTGACAGGCAGAGCATGCCATCGAGCCATCATTGAGATCGCCGATACTGTCAGTGAAGTGCAGCCGATAAAGCATGCGTTTGAGGCAGGCGTCAAAGCCCAACCCGGCTTCGACTACTGA
- the nrfD gene encoding NrfD/PsrC family molybdoenzyme membrane anchor subunit yields MHEVHWGLLVAAYLFLAGAGAGALFISGCLVLSNKVQVPHHLNTAKISAIVGTLLLMLGTGMIVFDLTTFQYGIANIDVVKFFRFYRLFMTIEPSSMMSIGTWLLTLAIIFSSLFCLSFRAKADQPSYSRPFAAINVIFAVCIASYTALLIGDINHNLVWSNSILVVIFLMSALSCGAAVVLIIKTRLKIADVNHTFAKSDSALLALEVLTVCVFAYSIYNISIFNGMDNLLSLSSTAGAIWWVGAILIGLIMPLLLNFTSIISKTAVSHSKEYLLAVLILMGAFCLRYSVLLAGQYY; encoded by the coding sequence ATGCACGAAGTTCATTGGGGGTTGTTAGTCGCAGCTTATCTATTTTTAGCTGGAGCTGGAGCTGGAGCACTTTTTATTAGTGGTTGCCTTGTGCTATCGAATAAAGTTCAAGTGCCGCATCACTTAAATACGGCAAAAATAAGTGCCATTGTGGGTACCTTGTTACTAATGCTTGGCACGGGAATGATCGTATTCGATCTAACCACATTCCAATACGGGATTGCTAATATTGATGTCGTTAAGTTTTTCCGATTCTATCGCCTGTTTATGACCATTGAGCCCAGCTCAATGATGAGCATCGGTACCTGGCTACTCACCTTGGCGATTATTTTTTCCTCGCTATTTTGTTTGTCATTTAGAGCTAAAGCTGATCAGCCGAGCTATAGCCGACCGTTTGCTGCGATCAATGTAATTTTTGCTGTCTGCATCGCTTCATATACCGCATTACTTATCGGTGATATCAACCATAACTTGGTTTGGTCAAACAGTATTTTAGTGGTGATTTTTTTAATGTCGGCACTTTCTTGTGGGGCAGCTGTAGTGTTAATCATTAAAACCCGCCTGAAGATCGCCGATGTTAATCACACTTTCGCTAAATCAGATTCTGCACTGTTAGCTCTCGAGGTTCTTACGGTCTGTGTGTTCGCCTATTCAATTTACAACATCAGTATATTCAACGGGATGGACAATCTTCTTTCACTTTCAAGCACTGCTGGTGCTATTTGGTGGGTTGGTGCCATTTTGATCGGATTAATCATGCCGTTACTGCTGAACTTTACATCAATTATTAGCAAGACCGCTGTGTCTCATAGCAAAGAATACTTGTTAGCTGTGTTGATATTAATGGGTGCATTTTGCTTGCGCTATTCGGTTCTACTCGCTGGTCAGTATTATTAG
- a CDS encoding TorF family putative porin, producing MKKLLLSSCIMAIAMSATQTVAAEESQFTASGKMMALSNYLWRGQTISDDKPSLQADLMVEHDSGFYLGTSFETYRYEDADTVVKDYEIDYYAGYYLMATDDLGFGFNAMKYTYGDGGDTVEYALSVDYQAMNLAANYDQDLETWYTELNYSFALFNDSSLVAHVGLYTDAEAYEFDDNGEVADTAYDIALRYNYPLLAQLDLMLEASYHEFNDDHYMVGLAYSF from the coding sequence ATGAAGAAATTACTATTATCATCGTGCATCATGGCAATAGCGATGAGTGCCACTCAGACAGTTGCTGCTGAAGAGAGTCAATTTACAGCATCTGGTAAAATGATGGCTTTAAGTAACTATCTCTGGCGTGGGCAAACCATCAGTGATGATAAGCCATCGCTGCAAGCCGATCTAATGGTGGAACATGATAGTGGCTTTTATCTAGGAACCTCATTTGAGACCTATCGCTATGAGGACGCGGATACTGTGGTTAAGGATTACGAGATTGACTACTACGCTGGTTATTATCTGATGGCCACTGACGATCTTGGCTTTGGCTTCAATGCCATGAAGTACACTTATGGAGATGGTGGCGACACTGTAGAATATGCTTTATCTGTTGATTATCAAGCAATGAATCTAGCGGCTAACTACGATCAGGATTTGGAAACTTGGTATACAGAGTTGAACTACTCATTCGCGCTATTTAACGACAGTAGCTTGGTAGCACACGTAGGCCTGTATACTGATGCAGAAGCCTATGAGTTTGATGATAATGGTGAAGTTGCTGACACTGCTTATGATATCGCACTGCGTTATAACTACCCTTTACTAGCCCAACTTGATCTTATGCTCGAAGCTAGTTATCACGAATTTAACGATGATCACTACATGGTGGGTTTAGCGTATAGCTTTTAA
- a CDS encoding RHS repeat domain-containing protein codes for MNGRVYDYNMGRFMSVDPLIQRPTSTQSVNPYSYIMNNPLSGTDPTGYAAEDETMTGSRIKGVYTGAHGAAFGARAEMGRKNKSDSGANKSQSTQNTDVKANEIGSHENKLKHIQIVERDETGSISRDENGKISNGNVESLSDEELEFIHKLDSLIEDYRIAISNMRNDEAVGEFERTDWFYDPSNPDVQGGVVAVATNVLEGQDTPYGNKSRNPVIFGRRGIAIMNSNTSQTWKYHKQTFHGGKAGMLEVISHEAGHTIQINIWAPSLPGRPPSNHLTGIEMERKANSHMRQIKMGDDYPNWYYENIY; via the coding sequence ATGAACGGTCGGGTGTACGATTATAATATGGGCCGATTTATGAGTGTTGATCCCTTGATCCAGAGGCCTACATCGACGCAAAGTGTTAATCCGTATTCGTATATTATGAATAATCCGCTAAGTGGAACAGATCCGACGGGGTATGCGGCTGAAGATGAGACGATGACTGGCTCTAGGATTAAAGGTGTATATACTGGAGCTCATGGTGCAGCTTTTGGGGCAAGAGCTGAAATGGGGAGGAAAAACAAGAGCGACTCAGGTGCAAATAAGTCACAATCGACTCAGAATACAGATGTTAAGGCTAATGAGATAGGTAGCCATGAGAACAAATTAAAACATATTCAAATTGTTGAACGAGATGAAACAGGTAGTATTTCAAGAGATGAAAATGGAAAAATATCGAATGGTAATGTTGAAAGCTTGAGTGATGAAGAACTTGAATTCATTCACAAGTTGGATAGTTTAATTGAAGACTACCGTATCGCAATTTCTAATATGAGGAATGATGAAGCTGTTGGTGAGTTTGAAAGAACTGACTGGTTTTATGATCCTAGCAATCCAGATGTTCAAGGTGGAGTGGTTGCTGTTGCAACAAATGTACTAGAAGGGCAAGACACCCCATATGGTAATAAATCTAGAAATCCCGTTATTTTTGGGCGTAGAGGCATTGCGATAATGAACAGTAATACTTCTCAAACTTGGAAATATCACAAGCAAACCTTCCATGGTGGGAAAGCCGGAATGCTTGAAGTTATTTCTCATGAAGCAGGTCACACGATCCAGATAAATATATGGGCACCTTCACTTCCTGGAAGGCCACCAAGCAACCATCTAACTGGTATAGAAATGGAAAGGAAAGCTAATTCTCATATGAGACAAATCAAAATGGGTGACGATTACCCGAATTGGTATTACGAAAACATATATTAG